The Allorhodopirellula heiligendammensis genome includes a window with the following:
- a CDS encoding DUF1501 domain-containing protein: MNINLGGSRRRFLNQFGMGLGGLALADLMSGPAAASDLDTSEATALPSGAALTALHHAPRAKRVIYLFQAGAPSQMDLLDHKPLLNKLHGTQLPDEVRGGQRLTGMSGNQSSLPLVGSPFPFAQHGQSGTWMSDLLPHTAKIADEICVVKSMYTEAINHGPGVTFLQSGSQLPGRPSIGSWLSYGLGSENENLPAFVVLLTKNKGGQPLAARLWGSGFLPSEYQGVQFRSAGDPVLYLRNPAGVTAAARRGMLDAMGELHQLKIESESDPFVEARIAQHELAFRMQMSIPDVTDISSETQSTLDSYGPDVRDQGTFASNCLLARRLAERGVRFIQLYHQGWDQHGGLPKQLPVQCKETDQPAAALVSDLKDRGMLDDTLVVWGGEFGRTNYCQGTLTPGNFGRDHHPRCFTMWMAGGGVKPGISYGETDEYGYNVVTDPVHVHDFQATMMHLLGIDHERLTYRYQGRQFRLTDVHGNVVQPILA; the protein is encoded by the coding sequence ATGAATATTAATTTGGGTGGCAGTCGTCGGCGGTTCCTCAACCAGTTTGGGATGGGACTGGGAGGTTTAGCACTCGCAGATCTGATGTCCGGACCAGCGGCGGCCAGTGACCTCGACACGTCTGAGGCGACGGCACTTCCCAGCGGCGCCGCGTTGACTGCCCTGCATCACGCACCTCGCGCCAAACGCGTGATTTATCTGTTTCAGGCCGGCGCTCCCTCGCAGATGGACTTGCTCGACCACAAACCGCTGCTTAACAAACTGCACGGCACCCAGCTTCCAGATGAAGTGCGCGGCGGACAGCGATTAACTGGAATGTCAGGCAATCAATCAAGTTTACCGCTGGTTGGATCGCCCTTTCCCTTTGCTCAGCATGGCCAAAGCGGCACCTGGATGAGCGATCTGTTACCGCACACGGCGAAGATTGCTGACGAAATCTGTGTCGTGAAATCAATGTATACCGAAGCCATCAATCACGGCCCCGGCGTGACGTTCCTGCAAAGTGGCAGCCAGCTGCCTGGCAGGCCGAGTATCGGATCATGGCTCAGCTACGGTCTCGGCAGCGAGAATGAAAACCTACCCGCCTTCGTTGTTCTGCTTACCAAGAACAAAGGCGGCCAGCCGCTGGCGGCGCGTCTGTGGGGTTCGGGGTTCTTGCCGTCGGAGTATCAAGGAGTCCAGTTTCGCAGTGCTGGCGATCCAGTTCTCTATCTTCGCAATCCCGCTGGCGTGACCGCTGCGGCGCGACGTGGCATGCTTGACGCCATGGGCGAGCTGCATCAATTGAAGATCGAATCCGAGTCGGATCCGTTTGTCGAAGCGCGGATCGCCCAGCACGAACTCGCCTTCCGAATGCAGATGTCCATTCCTGACGTTACGGACATCTCCAGTGAAACGCAAAGCACGCTGGACTCGTACGGACCTGATGTGCGCGACCAAGGCACATTCGCATCGAATTGCCTGCTAGCCCGCCGACTCGCTGAGCGCGGTGTGCGCTTTATCCAGCTCTATCACCAAGGTTGGGATCAACACGGCGGGTTGCCGAAGCAGTTGCCTGTGCAGTGCAAAGAGACCGATCAGCCGGCCGCCGCCCTAGTCAGTGATCTGAAAGACCGGGGAATGCTTGATGATACTCTCGTTGTTTGGGGTGGGGAGTTCGGACGCACTAACTATTGCCAAGGCACTCTCACCCCCGGCAATTTTGGACGCGACCATCACCCTCGCTGCTTCACAATGTGGATGGCCGGCGGCGGTGTGAAACCAGGCATCTCCTACGGCGAAACCGACGAATACGGTTACAACGTGGTCACCGATCCCGTTCACGTACACGACTTCCAAGCCACCATGATGCACCTGCTGGGCATCGACCACGAACGACTGACGTACCGCTATCAAGGCAGACAATTTCGTTTGACCGACGTGCATGGCAACGTCGTACAACCAATTCTGGCCTAA
- a CDS encoding macro domain-containing protein, with protein MQLTVVDGDLLDQKVDVIVNAWNRNIFPWWLLLPQGVSGAIKKRAGLAPFRELGRMGAIPLGHAVETTAGKLPFKSIIHVAGINMLWRSSERSIRDSVRNALRLASDKQYASIAMPLIGAGSGGGKPGNVLEIIQDELGIIEFNGEVVIVRYRKNV; from the coding sequence ATGCAACTGACTGTCGTTGATGGCGACCTGCTCGACCAGAAGGTAGACGTCATCGTGAACGCGTGGAATCGGAACATCTTTCCGTGGTGGTTACTTTTGCCGCAAGGTGTATCCGGTGCGATCAAAAAGCGGGCCGGACTGGCTCCGTTTCGCGAGCTTGGGAGAATGGGCGCAATACCGCTTGGACACGCCGTAGAAACGACGGCTGGAAAACTGCCTTTCAAATCGATCATTCATGTCGCGGGAATTAACATGCTCTGGCGATCGTCTGAACGGTCTATCCGTGATTCCGTCCGCAATGCGCTGAGACTGGCATCTGACAAACAATACGCGTCGATTGCGATGCCGTTGATTGGCGCAGGTTCGGGCGGCGGAAAGCCGGGCAATGTTCTCGAGATAATTCAGGATGAACTCGGTATAATCGAGTTCAATGGCGAAGTTGTGATCGTTCGGTATCGTAAAAATGTGTGA
- a CDS encoding DUF7133 domain-containing protein, giving the protein MNFIRFLSLFAAISLSGTVSVSAEAPTENDYYTITTFETPLGEVIEACGFQRMPDGKLAVCSRRGDIFMITKPLAKEVTADQFQLYARGLHEPLSLAIRDGWLYAVQRPEVTRMRDTDDDGLADIFETYADGWGISGDYHEYAFGSKFNADGTMYLTLCLTGSFTSKVPFRGWAMKITPDGETLPLSSGVRSPGGMGSDLQGNVLYTDNQGPWNGTCGLKLLQQGKFMGHPGGFDWYDQAPSMGQRPTIPASPSRMYIEAAKIPELIPPVVLFPYDKMGKSASGITCDTTQGKFGPFAGQLFIGDQTQSRIMRVFTEVVDGVMQGVCFPFRKGFASGNVGVEMDASGAMFVGGTNRGWGSVGPREFAVERLNWTGEVPFEMKEMRLLKDGFELVFTKPVDAAAAGNPASYQMSTYTFEYREQYGSPEVDATQPTITGATVSDDRTKVRLIVDGLQIGHVHELHADGVRGQDGNGLLHADAYYTLNKLR; this is encoded by the coding sequence ATGAATTTCATTCGCTTTCTATCGCTCTTTGCAGCGATTTCACTGTCCGGGACGGTATCGGTATCTGCCGAGGCGCCGACCGAAAATGACTACTACACGATCACGACGTTCGAGACGCCGCTTGGTGAAGTCATCGAAGCGTGCGGTTTCCAGCGGATGCCCGATGGAAAACTGGCGGTGTGCTCGCGGCGTGGCGATATTTTCATGATCACCAAGCCGCTGGCCAAAGAAGTCACCGCGGACCAGTTCCAACTGTACGCCCGCGGACTGCATGAACCGCTGAGTTTGGCAATCCGTGACGGCTGGCTGTACGCGGTTCAGCGCCCCGAGGTGACCCGGATGCGAGACACCGATGACGATGGGCTCGCCGATATCTTTGAAACGTATGCCGATGGCTGGGGCATCTCTGGCGACTACCATGAATACGCTTTTGGATCCAAGTTCAATGCCGATGGGACGATGTACCTCACATTGTGCTTGACCGGATCCTTTACGAGCAAAGTACCTTTTCGTGGATGGGCGATGAAGATCACTCCCGATGGCGAAACATTGCCGTTGAGCAGCGGCGTGCGCTCCCCGGGCGGGATGGGATCGGATCTTCAGGGCAATGTGCTGTACACCGACAATCAAGGTCCCTGGAACGGAACCTGTGGACTGAAGCTACTGCAGCAGGGCAAGTTCATGGGGCATCCCGGTGGGTTTGACTGGTATGACCAGGCGCCGTCGATGGGACAGCGACCTACCATTCCGGCCAGCCCCAGCCGGATGTATATCGAAGCGGCAAAGATCCCTGAACTGATCCCGCCGGTCGTGCTGTTTCCCTATGACAAAATGGGCAAAAGCGCCTCTGGCATCACATGCGATACCACGCAAGGCAAATTCGGTCCCTTCGCCGGTCAACTGTTTATCGGCGACCAAACGCAAAGCCGTATCATGCGTGTGTTCACCGAAGTCGTCGACGGAGTCATGCAGGGCGTGTGCTTCCCATTCCGTAAGGGCTTCGCATCTGGAAACGTCGGCGTGGAAATGGACGCCAGCGGCGCGATGTTTGTCGGGGGCACAAACCGCGGATGGGGATCGGTGGGACCTCGAGAATTTGCCGTTGAGCGACTCAACTGGACTGGCGAAGTACCCTTCGAAATGAAAGAGATGCGACTGCTAAAGGATGGCTTCGAGCTCGTCTTTACTAAACCGGTTGATGCCGCCGCGGCCGGTAATCCAGCGTCCTATCAAATGTCAACCTATACATTCGAGTACCGTGAACAGTATGGCAGTCCAGAGGTCGATGCCACGCAACCCACGATCACCGGGGCGACCGTCTCAGACGACCGGACCAAAGTACGCTTGATCGTCGATGGCTTGCAGATTGGCCATGTCCATGAGCTCCATGCCGATGGCGTGCGTGGCCAAGATGGAAACGGTTTGCTGCATGCCGACGCGTACTATACGCTCAATAAACTGCGGTAG
- a CDS encoding DUF1553 domain-containing protein: protein MMRKVRATRVGRNAASAERTVMRLCLLVGIVIASVSTADESEAIHFNEDIRPILSENCFECHGPDEDTRAADLRLDRFEDAVDYGAIVPGEPEESVLVERILTEDADMVMPPPHSHKSLNEAQKKLLVQWIQAGATYQRHWSFEPIPTPRDASKTIDDFIDDAIARKQLKLSPPAPPERWLRRVTLDLTGLPPTLAEIDAFLADDSNSARERVVDRLLASSAYAERMAAEWLDVARYSDTYGYQVDRDRFVWPWRDWVIKAFDHNMPYDEFITEQLAGDLLPNATDDQILATTFNRLHPQKVEGGSVEEEFRVEYVIDRAQTVSTAFMGLTFECARCHDHKFDPLTQKEFYELNAFFANINEAGLYSYHTNSIPTPTLRLPTDEQRQQLADADRLVAAAAKNYSDKMAEVELDTAMTAGNSGNKVSLTPIVSQSFDDDAAKKLPVEFVEGVQGQAGRLSGDAGVSVGPADFRRWQPFSVSLWLQTPDVKDRAVVFHHSLGWTDAASRGYQLLIEDGKLSAALVHYWPGNAINVRTLADVPVDQWQHVVMTYDGSSRAAGLQIFINGKLAECEIVEDSLTKDITTGNTHNITIGERTRDRGFTNGVVDEFEVFDRRLTGVEVAERFHHRSLDELCQTETMSSLPPADRREVVTAYFNEDCQKAFTELTAARETQDRLLDAIAEIMVMRELPEPRDTFVLGRGVYDQHQERVTAATPATLPPMDDDEPRNRLGLAHWLTRDDHPLTARVAVNRYWQLLFGRGLVKTTEDFGNQGTPPSHPELLDWLARGFIDSGWNVKGLLKTMVLSQAYQRDSDAVGDSRERDPENIWLARGPIAPLTAEMIRDSALAGSGLLSAKIGGPPARPYELAVAFKPVTPDHGEGLYRRSLYTYWKRTSPAPVMLVLDASTRDVCSVRRERTSSPLQAMVLLNGPQYVEAAQGAAAQVVEELGPDAAPEKRVTRLFQLLTSRTPTRLEASILTRLYHEQMQVFSDDKNAVGEYLGIGEFDAAEATDKLSVATLSIVAQAIMNLDDCLIKR, encoded by the coding sequence ATGATGCGAAAAGTTCGAGCCACACGAGTAGGTCGCAACGCCGCCTCCGCGGAGCGCACGGTGATGCGACTGTGCCTACTCGTTGGCATTGTGATCGCTAGCGTTTCTACGGCGGATGAGTCCGAGGCGATTCATTTCAACGAAGACATCCGACCGATCCTCTCGGAGAATTGCTTCGAGTGTCACGGGCCGGATGAAGACACCCGGGCTGCAGATCTACGGCTCGATCGTTTCGAAGATGCCGTTGACTATGGCGCGATTGTTCCGGGTGAACCGGAGGAGAGTGTACTCGTCGAACGTATCCTCACCGAGGATGCCGACATGGTGATGCCACCGCCACACTCACACAAATCGCTCAATGAGGCACAGAAAAAGCTGCTCGTTCAATGGATACAGGCAGGTGCGACCTATCAACGACACTGGTCTTTTGAACCTATTCCCACTCCACGGGACGCGTCAAAGACCATTGATGATTTCATTGATGATGCGATCGCCCGAAAACAGCTGAAACTGTCGCCACCGGCCCCGCCTGAGCGATGGCTACGTCGGGTGACGCTCGACTTAACCGGTCTGCCACCCACGCTCGCGGAGATCGATGCCTTCTTGGCAGACGATTCCAACTCAGCGAGGGAACGGGTCGTCGATCGCCTGTTGGCTTCTTCGGCATACGCGGAACGGATGGCTGCGGAATGGCTGGACGTCGCTCGCTACAGCGATACCTATGGCTATCAAGTCGATCGCGATCGATTTGTTTGGCCATGGCGTGATTGGGTGATCAAAGCTTTCGATCACAATATGCCCTATGACGAGTTTATCACTGAACAACTTGCCGGGGATTTGCTGCCCAATGCCACCGACGATCAAATTCTCGCCACGACCTTCAACCGACTCCATCCGCAAAAAGTAGAGGGCGGCAGTGTCGAAGAAGAGTTTCGTGTGGAGTATGTGATCGACCGAGCTCAAACCGTCTCGACCGCATTCATGGGACTGACGTTTGAATGCGCACGCTGCCACGACCACAAATTTGACCCGCTGACGCAGAAAGAGTTTTACGAACTCAATGCGTTTTTCGCCAACATCAACGAGGCGGGACTTTACTCGTATCATACCAATAGCATCCCCACACCTACCCTGCGTTTACCGACTGACGAGCAACGTCAGCAACTCGCTGACGCGGATCGATTGGTGGCTGCTGCCGCGAAGAACTACTCCGACAAAATGGCGGAGGTTGAGCTCGACACTGCGATGACGGCCGGTAATTCCGGCAACAAGGTCTCGCTCACTCCCATCGTCTCGCAGAGCTTTGACGATGACGCTGCCAAGAAACTTCCGGTGGAATTCGTCGAGGGCGTGCAGGGCCAAGCCGGTCGGTTGTCCGGCGATGCGGGTGTCTCGGTGGGTCCAGCCGACTTTCGCCGTTGGCAACCGTTCTCGGTATCGCTGTGGCTGCAGACGCCCGATGTCAAGGACCGCGCTGTTGTCTTTCACCATTCACTCGGTTGGACCGATGCCGCCAGTCGTGGTTACCAACTTCTGATCGAAGACGGCAAGTTGTCAGCCGCCCTCGTTCACTATTGGCCTGGCAATGCCATCAATGTCCGCACGCTCGCGGACGTCCCCGTCGACCAGTGGCAACACGTCGTCATGACCTACGACGGTTCGAGTCGAGCAGCTGGATTGCAGATTTTTATCAACGGAAAACTTGCTGAATGTGAAATTGTCGAGGATTCCTTGACCAAGGACATCACGACCGGAAACACACACAACATCACGATTGGCGAACGCACCCGCGACCGCGGATTCACCAACGGCGTCGTCGATGAATTCGAAGTCTTCGATCGGCGACTGACGGGCGTCGAAGTGGCCGAGCGATTTCATCACAGATCACTCGATGAGCTCTGTCAGACCGAGACGATGTCATCGCTGCCACCAGCAGACCGCCGCGAGGTTGTTACCGCCTACTTCAATGAGGATTGCCAAAAGGCTTTCACCGAACTAACCGCCGCGAGAGAAACACAGGACCGACTGCTCGATGCGATTGCCGAGATCATGGTGATGCGTGAACTGCCAGAGCCGCGGGATACCTTCGTGCTTGGTCGCGGCGTTTACGATCAGCATCAAGAGCGAGTCACGGCAGCAACCCCTGCCACCTTGCCGCCGATGGACGACGACGAGCCGAGAAATCGCCTTGGACTGGCGCACTGGTTAACTCGAGATGACCACCCGCTGACCGCTCGCGTAGCTGTGAATCGATACTGGCAACTGCTCTTCGGTCGCGGACTGGTGAAGACGACCGAAGATTTTGGCAATCAAGGCACACCGCCGTCGCACCCCGAATTACTCGACTGGCTTGCTCGTGGGTTCATTGATTCTGGGTGGAATGTAAAGGGGCTGTTAAAGACGATGGTGTTATCACAGGCGTATCAGCGTGATTCCGATGCGGTCGGTGACAGCCGCGAACGGGATCCTGAAAACATCTGGCTGGCGCGGGGCCCCATCGCGCCCCTGACTGCGGAGATGATTCGCGACTCCGCGTTGGCCGGTAGTGGGCTGTTGTCTGCCAAAATTGGCGGTCCACCAGCGCGACCTTACGAACTGGCGGTCGCATTCAAACCCGTCACTCCCGATCATGGCGAGGGACTGTATCGGCGCAGTCTCTATACTTACTGGAAACGCACGTCGCCGGCGCCAGTCATGCTGGTCCTCGATGCATCGACACGGGACGTCTGTAGCGTGCGGCGAGAGCGAACCAGTTCACCGCTGCAAGCGATGGTTTTACTCAACGGCCCGCAGTACGTGGAAGCAGCTCAGGGAGCCGCCGCCCAGGTAGTCGAAGAACTCGGTCCCGATGCCGCGCCCGAGAAACGGGTCACACGTTTATTCCAATTGCTAACGAGCCGCACGCCAACCAGACTCGAAGCGTCGATTTTGACACGGCTGTATCATGAGCAGATGCAGGTTTTCTCCGACGACAAAAACGCCGTCGGGGAATACCTCGGAATTGGCGAGTTCGATGCCGCCGAGGCAACCGACAAACTCAGTGTCGCCACGCTCTCGATCGTTGCGCAAGCGATCATGAACCTGGACGACTGTTTGATCAAACGCTAG
- the dinB gene encoding DNA polymerase IV — MILHVDMDAFYASVEERERPELVGRPLVVGGTPEGRGVVAAANYEARKFGVHSAMPMATALRLCPNVVVLPVRMSDYAEVSRQIRDIFFRYTPLVEPLSLDEAFLDVSGCESLFGTASKIARLIKDKIMEETSLVASVGVAPNKFLAKIASDVRKPDGLVVVPPDAVQSFLDPLPVGRIWGVGKITGGVFERLGIQTIEQLRQRSVETLRTDFGTQGEHFWKLARGIDDRTVVPDREAKSISHETTFATDIADRDLTRAWLLDLTEQIMRRLRRKNEKARTVHLKIRFADFRTITRSRTLSSSTDVTVEVWQVAKALHDAALSGNHSSIRLIGVGVSNFSGDQPVQQPLFDADPEGQEHAKQRKLDAVSDAVRDKFGSASLSKGNTRLRSQTESR; from the coding sequence ATGATCTTGCACGTTGACATGGATGCATTCTACGCATCCGTCGAAGAACGCGAGCGACCGGAATTGGTCGGGCGTCCGCTCGTTGTCGGGGGAACTCCCGAGGGGCGTGGCGTTGTCGCAGCAGCAAACTACGAGGCGCGTAAATTTGGCGTGCACAGTGCCATGCCCATGGCGACAGCGTTGCGGCTCTGCCCCAATGTCGTCGTCTTGCCCGTTCGGATGAGTGATTACGCGGAAGTCTCCCGCCAGATCCGGGACATCTTCTTTCGTTACACACCGCTCGTTGAACCGCTGTCGCTTGATGAGGCCTTTCTTGACGTCAGCGGGTGCGAATCACTGTTTGGCACAGCCTCAAAAATCGCTCGCCTGATCAAAGACAAGATCATGGAGGAAACGTCGCTCGTCGCCTCTGTCGGTGTGGCCCCAAACAAATTCCTCGCGAAGATCGCCAGTGATGTGAGAAAGCCTGATGGCCTCGTCGTCGTCCCGCCCGACGCAGTCCAATCTTTCCTGGATCCCTTGCCGGTGGGACGGATTTGGGGCGTCGGGAAGATCACCGGTGGCGTGTTCGAGCGACTTGGTATTCAGACGATCGAGCAACTTCGCCAACGCTCAGTTGAAACGCTTAGGACTGACTTTGGAACGCAGGGCGAGCATTTCTGGAAACTGGCTCGCGGGATCGACGATCGTACGGTGGTCCCGGACCGTGAAGCAAAATCGATCTCCCACGAAACGACGTTTGCAACAGACATCGCCGACCGAGATCTGACGAGGGCGTGGTTGCTGGATCTGACTGAACAGATCATGCGACGATTACGGCGGAAGAACGAGAAAGCCAGAACGGTCCATTTGAAGATCCGTTTTGCCGACTTTCGGACAATCACTCGCTCGCGGACGCTCTCAAGTTCGACAGACGTGACGGTCGAGGTCTGGCAAGTTGCGAAAGCGTTGCATGATGCAGCCCTTTCAGGCAATCATTCGAGCATCCGCTTGATCGGTGTCGGAGTCAGCAACTTTAGCGGCGATCAACCGGTCCAACAGCCCCTGTTTGACGCGGACCCGGAAGGCCAAGAACACGCGAAGCAACGAAAGCTGGATGCGGTTAGCGATGCGGTGCGTGATAAGTTCGGCAGTGCATCGCTGAGCAAGGGAAACACTCGCCTGCGTTCGCAGACGGAGAGTCGCTGA